A window of Cryptomeria japonica chromosome 3, Sugi_1.0, whole genome shotgun sequence contains these coding sequences:
- the LOC131044025 gene encoding receptor-like protein kinase 7, giving the protein MMESRVLFWIACLIVYGLPWITSVQALAEEAQILLDMKRSLKDPYNALNNWKESIDAPCNWDGISCDNSTGMVTEITLESKFINGRLYSNICKLQNLKKLQLGINKFYGNLPSDIMNCTKLQSLNLTNNSLSGTLPDFSPLKSLQLLDVTINNFTGKFPSSVGNLPNLTSLNLASNPFSPGKIPQQLMNLKKLEELYLARCNLVGEIPSFIINFTDLCLVDLSANHLTGSIPKEIFRLSKLHQLELYDNNLSGNIPPELGNLRALEYFDASKNMLSGNLPEEVGNLKNLVSFELNMNHLSGQIPESFGEFPNLEGLSLYQNNFTGQLPQKLGSLSKFNLIDVSDNQFTGSLPKDICKGGNLQYFLALDNLFTGELPESYEACKSLIRFRVNANNLTGKVPKGIWGLPNAIIIDLSFNNFDGELGPEISNAKSLTEFYINNNQFSGILVPEIGMSSQLVKLEVQSNQFTGSIPKEISSLRNLNELYLQENMFEGSIPAEIGLCTSLVVINLAENHLNGLIPESLGSIQGLNSLNLSNNNLHGSIPNSLGTLQLSFLDFSNNHLSGPVPNSLINAANSEGFSGNPGLCVKNPRSRNKELQTCKGSDPTKESRKMIFISGFIVGIAMLIVVIGLILIRRKWWQNQEDFRDKRGSSCWKLKSFHKISFTEKDISEALLKEENVIGSGGSGKVYRVDLQNNLTVAVKRLWPGNINSIKQNDLHKLMKAEVDVLGMVRHKNIVKLYCCLSNGKSNLLVYEYMQNGNLFDALHKVCTEKASKDSGLHLDWPTRHKIALGAAHGLAYLHHDCSPAIVHRDVKSTNILLDNCFEARIADFGIAKFLQAGRGKDPTIAFAGTCGYIAPENAYCFDVTEKSDVYSFGVVLLELVTGKEPIEPEFGDSKDIVYWISHKIGQQDTFEVLDPRISKSFEEEMFQFLKIAIRCTCKLPALRPTMREVVQMLLDVDPCTTSLKTTQKSRNHVMYLEI; this is encoded by the exons ATGATGGAGAGCAGAGTTCTGTTTTGGATTGCATGCTTGATTGTCTATGGGTTGCCATGGATAACCAGTGTTCAAGCTCTTGCTGAGGAAGCCCAAATTTTGCTGGACATGAAGAGAAGTCTGAAGGATCCTTACAATGCACTGAACAACTGGAAAGAGTCCATTGATGCACCTTGCAACTGGGATGGAATTAGCTGCGACAATAGTACAGGTATGGTCACTGAGATAACACTTGAAAGCAAATTTATAAATGGTCGCCTGTACTCCAATATTTgcaaattgcaaaatttgaagaaACTTCAACTGGGAATCAATAAGTTTTATGGGAACTTACCCTCAGATATAATGAACTGCACTAAGCTTCAGTCCCTGAATCTCACAAATAATTCTCTCTCTGGAACTTTGCCAGACTTTTCCCCATTAAAATCCTTGCAGCTTCTTGATGTGACAATCAATAACTTCACAGGTAAATTTCCTTCTTCTGTTGGTAATTTACCTAATCTGACCTCCCTCAACCTTGCCAGTAATCCATTCAGTCCTGGTAAAATACCTCAGCAGCTCATGAATTTGAAGAAACTTGAGGAGCTATACTTGGCTCGCTGCAATTTGGTAGGAGAAATTCCAAGTTTTATTATTAATTTCACAGATTTGTGTCTTGTGGATCTCTCTGCCAACCACTTGACTGGATCTATTCCAAAAGAGATCTTCAGACTCAGTAAACTCCACCAACTAGAGCTGTATGACAACAATCTAAGTGGAAATATACCCCCAGAACTAGGAAATCTCAGAGCACTAGAATATTTTGATGCATCAAAGAACATGTTGAGTGGAAATCTTCCAGAAGAGGTTGGGAATTTGAAAAACTTAGTTTCTTTTGAGCTCAACATGAACCATCTTTCTGGTCAAATCCCTGAAAGCTTTGGCGAGTTTCCTAATCTTGAAGGCTTGTCACTGTATCAGAACAATTTCACAGGCCAACTGCCACAGAAGCTTGGTAGTTTATCAAAGTTTAACTTGATTGATGTTTCTGACAACCAGTTCACTGGCTCACTACCAAAAGATATATGCAAAGGAGGTAACCTGCAATACTTTCTTGCTCTTGATAACCTTTTCACAGGAGAACTGCCCGAGTCTTATGAAGCTTGCAAAAGCTTGATACGTTTCAGAGTAAATGCCAATAATCTAACTGGTAAGGTACCCAAAGGAATTTGGGGTTTGCCAAATGCCATTATTATTGACCTTAGCTTCAATAACTTTGATGGTGAACTTGGTCCTGAGATCAGCAATGCAAAGAGTTTAACAGAATTCTACATTAACAATAATCAATTCTCGGGGATCTTGGTGCCAGAGATAGGAATGTCCTCACAATTAGTCAAACTTGAGGTCCAGAGTAATCAGTTTACAGGTTCAATCCCAAAAGAAATCAGCAGTCTGAGGAATTTGAATGAACTGTATTTGCAGGAAAATATGTTTGAGGGATCCATTCCAGCTGAAATTGGTTTATGCACTTCTTTGGTTGTTATCAACCTTGCAGAAAACCATTTGAATGGATTGATTCCAGAGTCTCTGGGATCCATTCAAGGTCTGAATTCTCTGAATCTTTCAAATAACAATCTCCATGGCTCAATTCCAAACAGCCTTGGTACATTGCAGCTAAGTTTTCTTGACTTCTCCAACAACCATTTATCTGGCCCTGTTCCAAATTCCTTAATCAACGCAGCAAACAGTGAAGGCTTCTCAGGAAATCCAGGGCTTTGTGTTAAAAACCCTAGAAGTCGTAATAAGGAACTTCAAACTTGTAAGGGTTCTGATCCAACGAAAGAATCCAGAAAAATGATATTTATATCTGGGTTCATTGTTGGAATAGCAATGCTAATAGTAGTGATTGGGTTGATACTTATTAGGCGAAAATGGTGGCAAAATCAAGAGGACTTCAGGGATAAAAGGGGAAGTTCATGCTGGAAACTTAAATCTTTTCATAAAATAAGTTTCACTGAGAAGGACATTTCTGAAGCTTTGCtaaaggaagagaatgtcattggAAGTGGTGGGTCGGGCAAGGTTTATCGTGTGGATTTGCAGAACAATTTAACTGTTGCTGTAAAGAGACTCTGGCCGGGGAACATTAACAGTATAAAGCAAAATGATCTCCACAAACTGATGAAGGCAGAAGTGGACGTTTTAGGGATGGTTAGGCACAAAAACATTGTGAAGCTCTACTGTTGTTTATCAAATGGTAAGTCAAATCTTTTGGTATATGAATATATGCAGAATGGAAACTTGTTTGATGCTTTGCATAAAGTCTGCACAGAAAAGGCATCAAAGGATAGTGGTTTGCATTTGGATTGGCCAACAAGGCACAAGATTGCATTAGGAGCAGCTCATGGATTGGCATATCTTCATCATGATTGCTCACCTGCAATAGTTCACAGAGACGTAAAATCTACCAATATTCTGCTGGATAACTGTTTTGAGGCAAGGATTGCTGATTTTGGTATTGCAAAATTTCTTCAAGCTGGAAGAGGAAAGGATCCCACCATAGCTTTTGCAGGCACCTGTGGTTACATTGCTCCTG AAAATGCATATTGTTTTGATGTCACTGAGAAGAGTGATGTTTACAGTTTTGGAGTGGTTTTGTTGGAGCTTGTTACTGGAAAAGAACCAATTGAGCCGGAATTTGGTGATAGTAAGGATATAGTTTACTGGATTTCACATAAAATTGGTCAACAAGACACTTTTGAGGTTTTGGATCCAAGGATTTCTAAATCATTCGAGGAAGAAATGTTCCAATTCTTGAAAATTGCAATACGTTGCACATGCAAACTCCCAGCACTACGACCCACCATGAGAGAAGTTGTACAAATGTTGTTGGACGTTGATCCTTGCACTACTAGTTTGAAAACAACACAAAAAAGTAGGAATCATGTTATGTACTtagaaatataa